GGCCCCAATCGCCCTTGCCGGTGTAGCGGGCGACCAGGTCGGGCACGCTGTTGTCGCCGCTGATCACGCGCGGACCGCCGCCAAAGGGCTGCACCGTCGTTTCGGGGTTTTCCAGCGACACGCTGAAGGGTCCGCTGGTGTAGCGGATCTGCGGCTGGCGCACGAACACCACCGCATCGGTGGGGCCGACGAAGTCGACCGAGTCGAGCAGGGCCGCGGTGTCCATGAAGTTGGACCAGGTCTGGCCGACCAGCAGCCGGTTCCAGGTCAGGTAGGCGTGGCGGATGGTGGCGCCATAGGTGTTGGTCGCCGCCGTGTTGCCCAGCGAGCCGCCGAAGAAATCCAGCTCGAAGCGCGCGCCCAGCTTGTCGCCCGAATCCAGCTCGGTGCTCGCGTCGAACCACAGGCGCGAGAATTTGACGTGGCTGTCGAGGTAGGCGTCGCCGCCATCGCCGCCGACCGGGATGGCGCCCGGCACGTAGAAATCGCGGCCGGCGGTGCTCTTGGCGATTTCGCCGTCGCTGGTGCTGGTCGACATCGCGTCGACGCGAATCATGCCGCCGACGGTGAAGCGGGTGCCGGGGTTGGCCTGCGGGGTGATCGTGGTGGTCTGGATGGGAGCGGTCTGGGCTGGCTTGGCCGGCAGCGCGGCGGCAACCGGTTGGCTTGCCGGCACCGGCATCGTGCCCTGCCTGGTGGTGTCGGCATCGGCGAGCGACTGCTGCGCCAGCATCTGCTCGACCAGCCGCTCCAGCTCGGCCACGCGGGCCTCCAGTGCCTGCTCGCGGTCGGTCTGCGCCAGCGCCACGCCGGGCGCGAGCAGCGCAACCAGCAGCGCGGCCGCCAGTGGCCGGCGACGCCATTGCGTCGATGCGCCGGTGGTGCCGGCGCGGTTGGATCGGGGCATGTTTCCCTCCACGGCTTCCGCCAGGTGACGGGTTGCCGACGGGCTGCCGGCCACCTGTTTTGGAGGGTATGCGTAAAACGTGCGCATTCACGCGTGCCTAGACCAAGGTCTAAACCGCGCCGTGACCGGATGCGGCACACTCGACAGGGACAAACCGCTCAGGAGGCCACGCCCATGAACATGCCCCGGGACATCTACCCAGTGCCGGCCGATTTCGCTGTCAACACGCGCGTCAATCGGGAGCAGTATCAGGCCCTGTACAAGCAGTCGCTGGACGATCCGGACGGGTTCTGGGCCGGCGTGGCCGAGCGCCTGGAGTGGATGAAGACGCCCACGAAGATCAAGAACACCAGCTTCGACCTGGCCGACTTCCGCATCCGCTGGTACGAGGACGGCGAGCTCAACGTCAGCGTGAACTGCCTGGACCGGCACCTGGAGAGCCGCGGTGACAAGACCGCGCTCATCTTCGAGCCCGACAGCCCCGACACGCCGGCCGAGCGCATCAGCTACCGCGAGTTGCACCGCCGCGTGTGCAAGCTGGCCAATGCATTGCGCGCGCTGGGCATCGGCAAGGGCGACCGGGTCACCATCTACCTGCCGATGATCCCCGAGGCGGCAATCGCCATGCTCGCGTGCGCGCGCATCGGCGCGGTACACATGGTGGTGTTTGGCGGTTTTGCGGCCAACTCGATCGCCGACCGGGTCTCCGACAGCGGCAGCAAGTTGATCATCACCGCCGACGAGGGCCTGCGCGGTGGCCGCAAGGTGAAGCTGAAGGTCAACGTCGATGCGGCGCTCAAGCTGCCCGGCACCAACACCGTGGAAACCGTGCTGGTGGTGCGCCACACCGGCGCTGCGGTCGACATGCAGATGCCGCGCGACCGCTGGTACGACGCCGTGGTCGACGGGCAGCCGGAGGCCTGCGAGCCGGAACGCATGAACGCGGAGGACCCGCTGTTCATCCTCTACACCTCCGGCAGCACCGGCAAGCCCAAGGGCGTGCTGCACACGACCGGCGGCTACCTGGTCTATGTCAGCTACACCCACGAGACCATCTTCGACCTGCGCGAGGACGACGTGTACTGGTGCACCGCCGACGTCGGCTGGGTCACCGGCCACAGCTACATCGTCTACGGCCCGCTGGCCAATGGCGCGACCTCGCTGATCTTCGAGGGCGTGCCCAACTACCCCGACATGTCGCGCTTCTGGCAGGTGGTCGACAAGCACGAGGTGACCACGTTCTACACCGCGCCGACCGCGATCCGCGCGCTGATGCGCGAAGGCGAGGGGCCGGTGAAGGCGACCTCGCGCAAGTCCCTGCGCCTGCTGGGCAGCGTCGGCGAGCCGATCAACCCAGAGGCCTGGCGCTGGTACCACGACGTGGTCGGCGAGGGCCGCTGCCCGATCGTCGACACCTGGTGGCAGACCGAGAACGGCGGCATCCTGATCTCGCCGCTGCCCGGCGCGACCGACCTCAAGCCCGGCTGCGCGACCAACCCGTTCTTCGGCGTCAAGCCCGCGATTGTCGACACCAACGGCAACTTCATCGAAGGCGAGGGCTCGGGCAACCTGGTGATCACCGACTCCTGGCCGAGCCAGTCGCGCAGCATCTACGGCGATCACCAGCGCTTCATCGACACCTATTTCAAGACCTACCCGGGCACCTACTTCACCGGTGACGGCTGCCGGCGCGATGCCGACGGCGACTACTGGATCACCGGCCGCGTGGACGACGTGATCAACGTCAGCGGCCACCGCATCGGTACCGCCGAGGTGGAGAGCGCGCTGGTCTCGCACGACAAGGTTGCCGAGGCCGCGGTGGTCGGCTTCCCGCATGACCTGAAGGGCCAGGGCATCTACGTCTATGTGACCCTGATCGCCGGCGAGGTCGCCAGCGATGAGCTGCGGGTCGAGCTGATCCGCCACGTGCGCGCCGAGATCGGTCCCATCGCCTCCATCGACCACCTGCAGTGGGCGCCCGGCCTGCCCAAGACCCGCTCTGGCAAGATCATGCGGCGGATCCTGCGCAAGATCGCCGAGAACGCGCCCGACCAGCTGGGCGACACCAGCACCCTGGCCGATCCTTCGGTGGTGGATTCGCTGGTCAAGGAGCGTTACATCCCCGAGTGACCGACGGCCATCCGCCTGCCGTCACGACATCCTTTCCCGGCCCGGCCTTTACGGACCGGGAAAGGCGGAGTCCGCCGATGCCCACCCTGCTGATCGCCGATGATCACCCGCTGTTCCGCGAGGCCCTGCGCGGGGTGGTCGCGCGGGTGATGCCGGGCGCGAGCCTGCACGAGGCGGACAGTGTCGACGCGCTCTACACGCTGGTCGATGCGGAGCCCGATGCCGACCTGCTGCTGCTGGATCTCAACATGCCCGGCGCGCAGGGCTTCAGCGCGTTGGTGCACCTGCGCTCGATCCATCCGCAGCTGCCGGTCGTGGTGGTCTCCGCGCGCGAGGAACCCGCGGTGATGCGCCGTGCGCTGGACCACGGGGCGGTCGGCTTCATCCCCAAGTCCGCCGATGCCGCGACCCTGGCCGAGGCGATCACCGCGGTGCTTGACGGCGATCGCTGGGCGCCGCCGGCCGCCTTCAATGCGCCGGCGGCCAACGCGGAGGAGCGCGACGC
This genomic interval from Lysobacter ciconiae contains the following:
- a CDS encoding DcaP family trimeric outer membrane transporter — encoded protein: MPRSNRAGTTGASTQWRRRPLAAALLVALLAPGVALAQTDREQALEARVAELERLVEQMLAQQSLADADTTRQGTMPVPASQPVAAALPAKPAQTAPIQTTTITPQANPGTRFTVGGMIRVDAMSTSTSDGEIAKSTAGRDFYVPGAIPVGGDGGDAYLDSHVKFSRLWFDASTELDSGDKLGARFELDFFGGSLGNTAATNTYGATIRHAYLTWNRLLVGQTWSNFMDTAALLDSVDFVGPTDAVVFVRQPQIRYTSGPFSVSLENPETTVQPFGGGPRVISGDNSVPDLVARYTGKGDWGHFSVAGMARQLKHEPVAGSAESSTGFAASVSGLVKLGDSTDLRYQVTGGEGFGRYIGLATVQQDAMVDASGNLDALGGWAAYAGLRHAFSPQLRGNLYYARSQWDNRTDLTGLGVTRRVHSAHANLIWSPVPKLDLGIEAIWGERTLESGTDGELVRLHTLARYTF
- the acs gene encoding acetate--CoA ligase, whose product is MPRDIYPVPADFAVNTRVNREQYQALYKQSLDDPDGFWAGVAERLEWMKTPTKIKNTSFDLADFRIRWYEDGELNVSVNCLDRHLESRGDKTALIFEPDSPDTPAERISYRELHRRVCKLANALRALGIGKGDRVTIYLPMIPEAAIAMLACARIGAVHMVVFGGFAANSIADRVSDSGSKLIITADEGLRGGRKVKLKVNVDAALKLPGTNTVETVLVVRHTGAAVDMQMPRDRWYDAVVDGQPEACEPERMNAEDPLFILYTSGSTGKPKGVLHTTGGYLVYVSYTHETIFDLREDDVYWCTADVGWVTGHSYIVYGPLANGATSLIFEGVPNYPDMSRFWQVVDKHEVTTFYTAPTAIRALMREGEGPVKATSRKSLRLLGSVGEPINPEAWRWYHDVVGEGRCPIVDTWWQTENGGILISPLPGATDLKPGCATNPFFGVKPAIVDTNGNFIEGEGSGNLVITDSWPSQSRSIYGDHQRFIDTYFKTYPGTYFTGDGCRRDADGDYWITGRVDDVINVSGHRIGTAEVESALVSHDKVAEAAVVGFPHDLKGQGIYVYVTLIAGEVASDELRVELIRHVRAEIGPIASIDHLQWAPGLPKTRSGKIMRRILRKIAENAPDQLGDTSTLADPSVVDSLVKERYIPE
- a CDS encoding response regulator transcription factor, encoding MPTLLIADDHPLFREALRGVVARVMPGASLHEADSVDALYTLVDAEPDADLLLLDLNMPGAQGFSALVHLRSIHPQLPVVVVSAREEPAVMRRALDHGAVGFIPKSADAATLAEAITAVLDGDRWAPPAAFNAPAANAEERDAARRLRDLTPQQFRVLQMIGSGLLNKQVGYELGVSEATIKAHVTAILRKLGANNRTQAVLIAGRLALDPGSIALPPDED